The genome window GCGGGGACGGTTCGTGGAAGACAAGATATTTGCGGCCCAGGAAATTGAAGGCGATGGTGGCCGCGCTGGCCAGCATCTTGGCGAACATGACCGATGCGCCCGCACTGGCAAGGCCCACGGTGAGTCCCGTATCCAGCAGATAGGTCAGCACGGTGATGAGCATGAACATGGCCAGTTCCCCCCTGGTGCTCCATTGCGCCTTGTGGCGGAACAACAGGAAGATGCACAGGAAGTAGTTAACCACGATGGCCGGTATGTAGGCCACGGCGACTGACCCGGCAATGCCCAGACCGGACGAGATGCACAGCGAAAAGGTCAGGATGTTCACCAGCCAGGATGCTGCGCCGATAAAAAAGTAGGTCAGGAATTGGACCGGCAGCGGGGCCTTGTGCCCGGAGTAGTGCAGAATGCAGTATAGCGCCCGGAGTCCGTCCTTCCAATTGATCTTCTTGCCCTCTTCAAAGGTGCGTGGGTTATAGGAGATGGCCATCTCGTAAACCCGGCAGCGAAGCTGGGCGATCTTTGCGGTCACTTCCGGTTCGAAGCCGAAACGGTTTTCCTGTATCTCGATGGACTGGATGAGCTC of Salidesulfovibrio onnuriiensis contains these proteins:
- a CDS encoding bifunctional glycosyltransferase family 2/GtrA family protein; amino-acid sequence: MTPITLSIVIPCYNEENTLALCVERVLEIADEETRLELIIVDDCSTDKSLEAAKELAKKDGRIRIETHRVNQGKGAAIRTGITKATGDIVAIQDADLEYNPQELIKLTKPIREGHADVVFGSRYLSRSSRRVLYFWHSLMNKGLTFFSNMYTDLGLTDMETCYKVFRRELIQSIEIQENRFGFEPEVTAKIAQLRCRVYEMAISYNPRTFEEGKKINWKDGLRALYCILHYSGHKAPLPVQFLTYFFIGAASWLVNILTFSLCISSGLGIAGSVAVAYIPAIVVNYFLCIFLLFRHKAQWSTRGELAMFMLITVLTYLLDTGLTVGLASAGASVMFAKMLASAATIAFNFLGRKYLVFHEPSPPEWQKTGILNPSDDE